In one window of Gemmatimonadales bacterium DNA:
- a CDS encoding protein kinase, with translation MTQAYDRLAAALAERYVLERELGAGGMATVYLAEDVRHRRKVAVKVLRPELAASMGPDRFLREIEIAAQLQHPHI, from the coding sequence GCCTGGCCGCCGCTCTGGCCGAGCGCTACGTGCTGGAGCGGGAGCTGGGGGCGGGGGGCATGGCCACGGTGTATCTGGCCGAGGACGTGCGGCATCGGCGCAAGGTGGCGGTCAAGGTGCTCCGCCCCGAGCTGGCGGCCAGCATGGGCCCGGACCGCTTTCTCCGGGAGATCGAGATCGCGGCCCAGCTGCAGCACCCCCACATC